Part of the Nicotiana sylvestris chromosome 2, ASM39365v2, whole genome shotgun sequence genome, ACTTTTGTTGCTAATGTTAGAGACAAATTTTCTCCAATGTGGGTGGTTGATTCAAAGGCAACTGATCATATGACTTGTTCCTCCCATCTCTTTATATCATATTCACCTTGCCCTAgctataaaaaaataactatagCCGATGGTTCAGTTATTACTGTAGCTGGCCAAGGAGACATACACCTGGGAAAGTCTTTGATACTTAAGAATGTTTTTCATGTCCCAAAGTTATTTGCAAATCTCATTTCTGTCCACAAAGTCACCAAAGATTCCAAATGCAAAGTAACCTTTTTCTCTGCATATTGTGCATTTAAGAAATAGGACACGAAGGAGATGATTTGGCGTACTAGTGAGAAAGGTGGTCTTTATTTTCTGGATTTTCACAATGGTGGAGATACAATTAagaattccttatctagttcACTCTTGTCTGAATCTGTTATGTCCAATAAAGAGAGAGTTTGGCTCTATCATCGTCACTTAGGTCATCCTTCTTTTTATGTAATCAAGCTAATGTTTCCATCGTTATTCAAAAATTTGGTTGTTGAGTCTTTTCATTGTAAAGATTGTGAAATGGCAAAACATAAGCGTGTTTCCTTTCCAATAAGCAACAAAATATGTCAGACTCCATTTTCTCTTATTCATAGTTATGTATGGGGACCCTCTTCCATTCCTAATATTTCCGGTGCAAGATGGTTTGTGTCATTCATTGATGATTGTACAAAAGTAACATGGATCTATTTATTAAAGCAAAAATCAGATGTCAGCCACGTTCTTCCTACCTTTTTTAATCTGCTTAAAACCCAATTTGATGTGACAATTAAAAGATTCCGTTTTGATAATGCCAAGGACTACTTCAATCAAAACCTCTCTGTTTTCTTCAAAAATGAGGGAATTATTCACGAATCTTCATGTGTCAATACTCTTCAACAAAATGGGATAGCGGATAGAAGAAACGGTTTGTTACTTGACATTACTAGATCATTATTGTTTCACAAAAAGGTTCCAAATCAGTATTGGGAGGAAGCTATCCTAACTGCCGCATATCTTAGTAACAGAATACCATCAAGAATTCTGAATTTTAAGAGCCCACTTGATACTCTTAGGAGTTTCTTCCCGAATTTCGAAAATTCCAGTAAATTGattcctagaatctttgggagtATTGCATATGTTCACATTCATTCTCAGAATAGAGGCAAATTAGATCCACATGCTCTTAAGTGTGTTTTCATTGGATATTCTCCTACTCAAAAAGGATATAAGTGTTACCAACCATCAACAAAGAAGTTTTTTGTTTTAGCTGATGTTACATTTGATGAAAGTGAgtcattttttaaaattcttACATTTAGGGGGAGTAATTGGATGGAAAAGGATCTCTGGACTTATCACTACTTGATTTGTCTATTCCTAGCCATGACAAATCCTTATCTATGTTCTTGCCTGAGTCACCATCTCTTAACTCATCTGAGTCTCTAAATCCTAATGAACCTATTGAGTCTTCTAATCTTGATATAGATAAAGGAATTCAAGAAAGTAATCCACCATTGTAGGTTTATTCCATAAGAAAGAGGCTAACTGATCAAACTACTCAACCACAATTATCTCCTCATGTTCCTACTCCTAATACCTATCCTGAACCTGTTGAACCATCACAAACACCAAACCAAACTAATCATGAAGATCATAACCAACCAAATGATCCTGACCTTCCCATTGCACTTAGAAAAGGAACCAGAACCTGCACACAACACCATTTGTGCCTTTCCTTGACATATCAAAACCTATCTCCAAGCCATAAAGCTTTTCTCAGTAACCTCCACACAATTCCTGTTCCTAAAAATTGTTTTGAAGCATTAGGTAACAAAGAGTGGGAAGAAGCTACGAAGGTGGAAATGGAAGCATTGCAGAAGAATAAAACTTGGGTTGGAATTACCAAAAGGGAAAAAGTTGGTAGGGTGTGTATGGGTGTTTACCATGAAATACAAGTCTGATGGGTCTATAGAAAGATTTAAAGCATGTTTGGTAGCAAAGGGTTACACACAGACCTATggaattgattatttgaagactTTTGTCCCAGTGGCAAAAATGAATACAGTGAGGATCTTATTGTCATTGGCTGCTATTTTTAATTGGAACCTATAGCAATTTGATGTTAAAAATGCTTTTCTACATGGAGATTTAGATGAGGAGATCTATATGGAGGTACCACCTGATTTTGAAAGCAAGAAGGGAATGGTATGTAGACTGAAGAAGGCACTATATGGACTAAAGCAATCACCCTGTGCATGGTTTGGAAGATTTACAAAGGTTATGATCAAGCTAGGCTATCGGCAGAGTCAAGGAGACCACGCCTTGTTTATAAGGCACTCAAAAATAGTAAAGGTAACTGCTCTACTAGTCTATGCAGATGATATCATAGTAACAGGTGATGATTCAGAGGAGATACACAATTTGAAGAATTGTTTACTCAAGGAATTTGATATCAAAGATCTTGGAAAATTAAAGTATTTTTTGGGAATTGAAGTATCACATTCTAAACAAGGAACCTTTATTTCCCAACAAAAATATgtggttgatttgttgaaagaAACAGGAAAATTAGGGTGTAAACCAGTGGACACACCAATTGAATATAATCATGGTTTGTGTAATTCTCCAGAAGATTCTGTGGTAGATAAAGGCTCGTATCAAAGTCTTGTAGGGAAATTGATCTACTTGTCCCATACAAGGCCAGACATTGCTTTTGCTATAAGTGTCGTTAGCCAATTTATGCATGACCCTAGAGAAATGCATCTCCAAGCGGCGAACAGGATTCTACAATATCTTAAAGGAAGCCCCGGAAAAGGATTACTATTCAGAAGAGGATGAGACATGGTTTTAGAGGCTTATACTGATATGGATTATGCTGGTTCATTAGTGGATCGAAGGTCAACTTCTGGATACTGTACCTTTTTAGGAGGAAATCTTGTGACTTGGAGAAGTAAAAAACAGAATGTGGTGGCCAGATCAAGTGCAAAATCCGAGTTCAGATCTATGGCGATGGGAGTTTGTGAGTTGTTATGGTTAAATATAACCCTTGATGATTTGAAGATAAGATGGGAAGGACCTATGAGACTATATTGTGACAATAAATCAGCAATAAGTATAGCTCATAATCTTGTACAACATGATCGCACTAAGCATATTGAGGTAGATAGACACTTCATTAAGGAGAAATTAGATAGTGGACTCATCTGTACACCATTTGTATCTACAAAAGATCAATTGGCCGATGTTTTAACAAAAGGACTGCCAAAGAATGTGTTTCAAAACCGGATAAGCAAGCTAGGAATGGAAGATATCCATTCACCAGCTTGAGGGGGGTGTTGAATGATAGAGGATTTCCAAGAAGATATCCTCTATATCAAGATTTGATCCTCTAAGTTTTGTCCATATCAAGTTTTGATTCTCTAATATCTTTCCATATCAAATTTtgattctttgttttattttattttgtataatcCCAGATTTTATGGGATTTTATTAGATTTTATGGGATTTTGTTTCTTACCTCTTCTTGTATATAATTCCATGTATATGACATTCAAAAATATGAATGAAATTATTCAAGTTTCTTACTCTTTCCACAGGgtcaaaccctagttttagagaaGACAAAAAAAATCGGTTAATAATAAGAAACCCAGGAAGTTTTTTAagagaaataacaaaataaacttaaaactatctcagatctacaaggatctgaacGGATTCGAGCAACAAGAGACTAGGGTTTTAAGAGAatgacagagatgaaagaaaatcTGCTTTGGAACTAGAGATTCAAGCCATAAATACAAGATAATAGTACTCACAAACGGAGATGACCATAGGTAGACTCATAAACGGTTTCGAACAAATCTGAGTTGGATCTCTTTGAGATTCTTTCATAAAAAAACAAAATCGAACAACTAGAAGAGGTAAGAGGCCGGCAGGGGCCTGAAATCACAGAGGAACCCCATGGAACGGGTAAGAATCGAAGGGGTTTGGGAAAATTTTGGGGTGACAATGGCTGGGGTTAGGGATAGTTTCAGAGAGAACGGAGAAGAAGATGGTAATAAAGACGGCAGGTTTAGACAAATGACTAGGGTTAAGGGGGTCGTtggattaaaaaggaaaggggaaacgTGGActgttgatctcagagatcaacgaccacgattagaGGAGGTTCTGGGTCGAGTTAGACTGGGAATTAGGCTGGGGGTCCGAATTTAGGCATAATaaaaggggctatttgttaaatacctaatttattaataaaataatttataaaaatagcttattaaatgataaaaattatttttatgcctaaagatgatttaaaataattacttaatattagaaaaatataaaaagttattttctgtatagataatgtagttatgcatatgtatgggttattgttgcaaaatatgcaattatagtcttaaaaatgcaaatgtaattaaaATATTTGAGAACTTATATgagcataaataatgaatttagatgattaaatcatcgtaaagtaatatgagggataattattgaatatttatataattaaaaatgcaaaaataaattgatttaagatctttaaaaattataaaaatacttgtgcatgtttgtaaatgcatgtatgttattttgaaagtatgtatgcatatttaaaaatatatgaggaaaaaattcGGTATCAACACACACCAAAATCTCCCAATTGCTATTTGATCCATATGAGCTGAGCACAACAGGAAGCTGCAACAACATATTCTacttcagctgttgaaagagcaaccgaattttgcttccttgtgccccatGAAATGAGACATGATCCTagaaagtgagccattccagatgttcttttcctgtccacaagataacctgcatagtcaTCATCAGCATACCTAATAAGATTAAAATTGTCACTTGAAGGGCAGTACAGGACCTGGTCCTGTGTTCCCTTAAGATATCTCAAAATTCTCTTggcagccttcagatgagattccttgggatttgagtGAAACCTTGCACATAGTCCCACATTGAAGACAATATTTGGCATGATGGCAGTGTgatagagaagagacccaataatgcctctatataTGGTTTGATTTACGTGAGAGCCAGATTTATCCATGTCTAGTCGAGTAGCAGTGGCAATGGGAGTGTCAatcacttttgatgcttccatatcaaaccCTTCATAAGCTCATTGATATATTTCTACTGACTGATGAATGTTCCCTTTGTGGACTGCTTCACTAGAAAACCCAAGAAGAAATTCAACTTACCCATCATGCTCATCTCAAACTCACTttccatgagttttgcaaattcctcACATAGTGAATCCGttgttgccccaaaaatgatGTCATCAACGTATAcatgaacaatgagcaggttcctcccTTATTTCTTCAGAAAcagagtgttgtcaatttttcctcttgtaaaaccattttctaagagaaattttgacaagctttcataccaagctcgaggagcctgcttcaaCCCATACAGTGCCTTGTCCACTTTGAACACATGATCggggtgttcatgacattcaaaaCCTGGAGGTTTCTTTACATATACTTCTTCTTTGAGGAAACCATTCAGAAAtgtacttttgacatccatttgtaACACAGTGAATTCCATATGTGATGCAAAGGCAATAAGGATTCTGATAGCTTCCATATGAGCAAccagagcaaaagtctcatcataatcaatTCCTTCCTCTTGATTGTAATCCTGGACAACTAGCCTTCCCTTATTCCTTGTAGTGTTCCaatgttcatcaagcttgttcctaaatacccacctggttcctatgaTGGTACGatctgagggtctaggtaccaggtgccacaCTTTGTTCCTTTCAAATTGATGCAGCTCATCTTGCATAGCCATGATCCAATCTGCATCTTTTAAGGCTTCCTTAATATTTTTGGGCTCTATTTGGGaaagaaaggctgagaaggcaagtgaatttctggcttttgatctggtttgcaCTCGTGAATCCAGATGGGTAATTATGTTATCAAGAGGATGGGAGCTTTTGTGTTTCTAGTTGGGCACTTGATCTTCATTTGTATAGGAGCTAGGTAATCCTGACTGGTTCCCTTGTATTCTTCTTTCAGCTACCTGCGGAGTACtttgaactgcatcaaccactctttcatcagcttcagtggttgtaattgtAGTACTTGGTTCCTCTCCGGCTGATGAGGAAGAGACAACATTGTCTTTATTTGTCTCCtttacttgactcatcatatctgcctttccatTTGCCATATCAATGACTTCACCTGGAACTAGCAGAGGCTCTCCATCTTGATCATCCTTGTTGCTTTTCTCACAGGAGAGGTAGGACTCGTCAAAGATTACATGTACACTCTCCTATACACATTGAGTCCGCTTATTGTATACCTTGTAAGCTTTACTTTgagaagaatatcccaagaagaTTCCTTCATCGCTCTTAGCATCGAATTTTACAAGTTGAtcatttccattgttgagaaaatagcatttgcacccaaatgttctcAAGTGAGTCAGCTTGAGCTTCCTTCTATT contains:
- the LOC138885088 gene encoding secreted RxLR effector protein 161-like; amino-acid sequence: MEASKVIDTPIATATRLDMDKSGSHVNQTIYRGIIGSLLYHTAIMPNIVFNVGLCARFHSNPKESHLKAAKRILRYLKGTQDQVLYCPSSDNFNLIRYADDDYAGYLVDRKRTSGMAHFLGSCLISWGTRKQNSVALSTAEVEYVVAASCCAQLIWIK